One stretch of Miscanthus floridulus cultivar M001 chromosome 18, ASM1932011v1, whole genome shotgun sequence DNA includes these proteins:
- the LOC136522777 gene encoding early nodulin-93-like: MSTTTSLDQKLALAKRCSREATLAGFKAAAVATVASAVPTLASVRMLPWAKANINPTGQALIISTVAGMAYFIAADKKILSLARRHSFENAPEHLKNTSFQGTGRPHPAFFRP; encoded by the exons ATGTCGACGACGACGTCCCTCGACCAGAAGCTTGCCCTCGCCAAGCGCTGCTCCCGAG AGGCGACCCTGGCAGGGTTCAAGGCAGCAGCTGTCGCAACTGTCGCCTCTGCAGTTCCCACC CTGGCGAGTGTAAGGATGCTGCCCTGGGCGAAGGCCAACATCAACCCCACCGGCCAGGCTCTCATCATCTCCACAG TTGCTGGCATGGCCTACTTCATCGCCGCCGACAAGAAGATCCTCTCGTTGGCGAGGCGGCACTCATTCGAGAACGCACCAGAGCACCTCAAGAACACCTCTTTCCAGGGCACCGGCCGTCCCCACCCGGCCTTCTTCAGGCCTTGA